CTCCCCGGCTGGTGTCTTCACCAGACGGAAATTATGATGAAGCAATAGAGTTTTAAAAAAAGCCCGGAGGTGATAATCTTCGGGCTTTTGCTTTATAAGGAATTTAATTTAGTTGCTTTAATGAAGTTGTCAATTGTAAGTAGAAGACATTCTTTATCCTTTGCGGGCAAATTTTCAATATCATTAATACGCTTTAACATTTTAGGATCTTTTAATACATCCTGTTGTTTAGTCTCTCCTAGTAAATAACCAACAGTAGTATTGAGGACTTGAGCCATTTTTTTTACTACGTCAATAGTTGGTTTTACTTCGTCTCGCTCATACTTTCCAATAATAGAATGGTGTGCTTCAATAAGCTTGGCAAGCTCATTTTGTGAAAGCTCTTGAGCTTCTCTGCACTCTCGTAATTTTTTGCCAAA
The genomic region above belongs to Sporocytophaga myxococcoides and contains:
- a CDS encoding helix-turn-helix domain-containing protein produces the protein MDTFGKKLRECREAQELSQNELAKLIEAHHSIIGKYERDEVKPTIDVVKKMAQVLNTTVGYLLGETKQQDVLKDPKMLKRINDIENLPAKDKECLLLTIDNFIKATKLNSL